From Streptomyces sp. NBC_00376, one genomic window encodes:
- the cas2e gene encoding type I-E CRISPR-associated endoribonuclease Cas2e yields MSSMIVISATAVPDHLRGALTRWLLEVTPGLYVGTVSAKVRDELWAAVAACTDDGMAVLAHPADNEQGFQLRTAGTRRREPLDFDGLTLIAFQRESQEMANPL; encoded by the coding sequence ATGTCCTCAATGATCGTCATCTCGGCCACCGCCGTCCCCGACCATCTACGCGGCGCCCTCACCCGCTGGCTCCTCGAAGTCACACCCGGGTTGTACGTCGGTACCGTCTCGGCCAAGGTCCGCGACGAACTCTGGGCAGCCGTTGCCGCCTGCACCGACGATGGAATGGCAGTCCTTGCCCACCCGGCCGACAACGAGCAAGGTTTCCAACTACGAACAGCGGGCACCCGCCGCCGCGAACCCCTCGACTTCGACGGCCTCACCCTGATCGCCTTCCAGCGAGAAAGTCAAGAAATGGCAAACCCTCTCTAA
- a CDS encoding ParA family protein has translation MSSLNAGGEREKLVSKLPASLRQALKVRAAQLSVDVQDAVTAGVQLWQSQSAPLPHIETAGAESFGTWLPEGLYDSFKGDCRQRGVSYIQGLAQAVALWLERNPADNDTVSVRRIVVCNQKGGVGKTAVSAGTAQAFAERGLRVLLVDYDPQGHLSHQLGLKAIPAGQESLVTHMLNRDETKQSLIDLTVVIEGAKFGDRLRVLPAAFDAFLLDSGLTVFRGPRHAALERALAPIEEHFDVIVVDSPPSLGLAMDAGLVYGRQRDGEKPGASGLLIPVEAEDTSAQAYGMLINQVVSLTRDYDITVDQLGLVVNKYDSRRGFIATSSLDKWKALGTPPVLSVIPDVKEQREAVRMQRPLLDYAPESDQSHSMRQIVRGLA, from the coding sequence ATGTCATCTCTCAACGCAGGAGGTGAGCGGGAGAAGCTGGTCTCCAAGCTGCCCGCATCCCTCCGACAGGCCCTCAAGGTCCGAGCGGCCCAGCTCTCCGTCGATGTCCAGGACGCTGTCACCGCTGGTGTGCAGCTCTGGCAGTCCCAGAGTGCTCCACTCCCCCACATTGAGACCGCAGGCGCAGAATCCTTCGGTACCTGGCTTCCTGAAGGTCTCTATGACTCCTTCAAAGGCGACTGCCGCCAACGAGGCGTCTCCTACATCCAAGGCCTTGCCCAGGCAGTGGCTCTGTGGCTGGAGCGGAACCCCGCCGACAACGACACCGTCTCTGTGCGCCGAATCGTGGTGTGCAACCAGAAGGGGGGTGTCGGTAAGACTGCAGTGTCCGCCGGTACCGCCCAGGCATTCGCCGAACGCGGATTGCGCGTCCTTCTCGTTGACTACGACCCACAAGGCCACCTCTCGCACCAGCTCGGCCTCAAGGCCATCCCGGCCGGCCAGGAAAGCCTCGTCACTCACATGCTCAACCGTGACGAAACCAAGCAGTCCCTGATCGACCTCACCGTCGTCATAGAGGGCGCCAAGTTCGGAGACCGGCTCCGTGTCCTGCCGGCGGCCTTCGATGCGTTCCTCCTCGACTCCGGACTCACTGTCTTCCGAGGCCCCCGACACGCCGCTCTGGAGCGGGCCCTGGCTCCCATCGAGGAGCACTTCGACGTCATCGTCGTCGACTCCCCGCCCAGCCTCGGCCTCGCCATGGACGCCGGCCTCGTGTACGGCCGACAGCGTGATGGCGAGAAGCCCGGGGCCTCAGGACTCCTCATCCCCGTCGAAGCCGAAGACACCTCCGCCCAGGCCTACGGCATGCTCATCAACCAGGTCGTATCGCTGACACGGGACTACGACATCACCGTGGACCAACTCGGACTCGTCGTGAACAAATACGACTCCCGACGCGGTTTCATCGCCACCTCCTCACTCGACAAGTGGAAGGCGCTCGGCACTCCGCCCGTGCTGTCGGTCATCCCGGACGTCAAGGAGCAGCGCGAAGCCGTTCGCATGCAACGGCCGCTCCTCGACTACGCCCCCGAGTCCGACCAGTCCCACAGCATGCGGCAGATCGTCCGAGGGCTGGCATGA
- a CDS encoding ParB/RepB/Spo0J family partition protein, whose translation MKKSDALGASATFDAVSQPISSRAASFARYAGQGDDPTPAPSTEAQTASPRLDVTQLAHNPFNPREELKAVEDMADSLTARGVIQPLTVVTRVAFLSAHPGHDTELGSATHVVVDGNRRLAGANLAGLDDVPVHIDNSLAESADTLLETALTAAIQHESLDPLDEAKALERLVEVHGSQRAVARALGKSSPWVTQRLALLKLTPDLQQAVENKSLPVEVARNIGQLPPQQQHHAAEEALSARAERKQRRRGRGANAVSTPTKNTAAEPCANGGVSTPATREPDTGTPPAADETKRSDEAGMTTTDVDLPAPRKAVVKMPWQDGEKVADIVIEKMGEEQREVLLQRLIAARTVSGA comes from the coding sequence ATGAAGAAGTCAGACGCTCTCGGAGCATCCGCCACCTTCGATGCCGTCAGCCAGCCCATCAGCAGCCGCGCCGCATCCTTCGCCCGATACGCCGGACAAGGTGACGACCCCACCCCGGCGCCCAGCACCGAAGCCCAGACCGCTTCACCGCGACTGGACGTCACACAGCTAGCTCACAACCCATTCAATCCCAGGGAAGAGCTCAAAGCCGTCGAGGACATGGCAGACAGTCTCACCGCGCGAGGCGTCATCCAGCCCCTCACCGTCGTGACCCGTGTCGCGTTCCTCAGCGCACACCCCGGACACGACACCGAACTCGGATCTGCCACGCACGTCGTCGTCGACGGAAACCGTCGCCTGGCCGGCGCCAACCTGGCAGGCCTGGACGACGTGCCTGTCCACATCGACAACTCGCTCGCGGAAAGCGCCGACACTCTTCTGGAAACGGCCCTCACAGCAGCTATCCAGCACGAGAGCCTTGATCCGCTAGACGAAGCCAAAGCGCTGGAACGCCTTGTGGAAGTCCACGGCTCGCAGCGTGCGGTCGCCCGTGCCCTTGGAAAGTCCAGCCCCTGGGTGACCCAGCGACTCGCTCTTCTGAAGCTCACTCCCGACCTTCAGCAAGCGGTCGAGAACAAAAGCCTGCCCGTCGAGGTCGCCCGTAATATCGGACAGCTGCCGCCACAGCAGCAACACCACGCTGCCGAAGAGGCCCTGAGTGCCCGAGCCGAACGCAAGCAGCGACGACGGGGTCGGGGTGCTAACGCCGTTAGCACCCCGACCAAGAACACAGCTGCAGAACCATGTGCTAACGGCGGCGTTAGCACCCCAGCTACCAGGGAACCGGATACTGGTACTCCCCCAGCCGCGGACGAAACTAAGCGGTCAGACGAGGCAGGGATGACAACCACCGACGTCGACCTCCCTGCGCCTCGCAAGGCCGTAGTGAAGATGCCGTGGCAGGACGGGGAAAAGGTTGCAGACATCGTGATCGAGAAGATGGGGGAGGAGCAGCGAGAAGTCCTCCTGCAGAGACTGATCGCAGCGCGCACGGTGTCTGGGGCGTAG